The Geoglobus acetivorans genome window below encodes:
- a CDS encoding helicase HerA domain-containing protein, with the protein MKVGIVKGPAENPYEFRFITPDSKALKVGEFVYYVHEGKKVLCRITKRLPLRHYPDIYLSNPDVEPGRILKVLGLSSREYDLFEMRATILGYYSRELGFVNPRIPPKPGQAVFLAEKDVIEEALLRKKKGELGSIHAGFLLNRDEDIPIVLDTSLTVSEHLAILAGTGSGKSYLAGVIVEELLKPYNRASVLIFDPHGEYHTLKEVEGLDEFSEGSYRPSVKIYGREDIKLRVSELDYDEIVNLLPNLTEKMEATLSRIYRDLSERGNFTSGDIIARIEEMKNNEELAESTASGLIWRIRRYLLEMEIIDDYRHMSLKDLLKPGQASVLQLTEMNDLEQEILVSALMKRILKARINAEKGLDGEKLDYPVFVIVEEAHRFASRDSRSYDVLRTILSEGRKFGVGVCLISQRPSKIDSDILSQCMTQIVMRIVNPADQENIRKSVESIGREMIEELPGLTKGQAIVAGVAVNTPVLMRARKRHTSHGGASKNAPEEWIRWSEKGESRGIFVDRKARLFWDED; encoded by the coding sequence TCTGCCACTGAGACACTATCCCGACATCTATCTGTCCAATCCTGACGTCGAACCGGGGAGGATTCTGAAGGTTCTGGGTCTTTCCAGCAGAGAATACGACCTTTTCGAGATGAGAGCCACGATTCTTGGATATTACAGCAGAGAACTTGGTTTTGTCAACCCGAGAATTCCTCCGAAGCCGGGACAGGCAGTCTTTCTTGCCGAGAAAGATGTTATCGAGGAAGCACTGCTCAGGAAGAAAAAGGGGGAGCTTGGGAGTATACATGCAGGGTTTTTGCTCAACAGGGATGAGGACATACCCATAGTTCTCGACACCTCACTCACTGTAAGCGAACACCTTGCAATTCTTGCCGGAACAGGAAGTGGAAAGAGCTATCTTGCTGGTGTTATTGTCGAGGAGCTTTTAAAGCCCTACAACAGGGCAAGTGTACTGATATTTGACCCACATGGGGAGTATCACACTCTAAAAGAGGTTGAAGGGCTGGATGAGTTCTCGGAGGGCAGTTACAGACCAAGCGTGAAGATATATGGCAGGGAGGACATAAAGCTCAGGGTCAGTGAGCTTGATTACGATGAGATCGTAAACCTCCTCCCAAACCTCACGGAAAAAATGGAGGCGACCCTGAGCAGGATTTACAGGGACCTGTCTGAGAGGGGAAATTTCACGAGCGGAGACATAATCGCCAGGATTGAAGAGATGAAGAATAACGAGGAGCTTGCAGAGTCGACAGCGAGCGGTTTGATATGGAGAATAAGGCGCTATCTGCTTGAAATGGAGATTATCGACGACTACAGGCACATGAGTTTGAAAGACCTGCTGAAACCGGGGCAGGCCAGCGTCCTTCAGCTCACCGAGATGAACGACCTTGAACAGGAAATTCTTGTTTCCGCCCTCATGAAGCGGATACTCAAGGCGAGAATAAATGCAGAAAAGGGGCTGGATGGAGAGAAACTCGATTACCCTGTTTTCGTTATAGTTGAAGAGGCTCATCGCTTCGCCTCGAGGGATTCAAGGAGTTATGATGTCTTGAGAACAATACTGAGTGAGGGCAGAAAGTTCGGAGTTGGAGTGTGTCTGATCAGCCAGAGACCATCGAAAATAGACAGCGACATTCTGAGCCAGTGCATGACCCAGATAGTCATGAGGATCGTTAATCCGGCTGATCAGGAGAACATAAGAAAGAGCGTTGAGAGCATAGGCAGGGAGATGATTGAGGAGTTGCCCGGACTTACAAAGGGTCAGGCAATTGTTGCGGGAGTTGCTGTGAACACGCCCGTTCTGATGAGGGCCAGGAAGAGACACACGAGCCACGGAGGGGCGAGCAAGAACGCACCGGAGGAATGGATCCGGTGGAGCGAGAAAGGCGAGAGCAGAGGGATTTTTGTGGATAGAAAGGCAAGGCTGTTCTGGGATGAGGATTGA
- a CDS encoding S4 domain-containing protein, whose product MRIDIWLFRNGYFESRSRAKLAVKKGLVLVDGRIVKPSYDVKGGERIEVLEEGKPAGYFKLKEIDRQWNLFEDVKVVLDLGSSAGGFLMYASEKAGTVIGIEFSSEFEESLRNVERERNNVRVFIADAFFFDISLLPEIDLILCDLTLEPDSSIKALSRFLPKLRKEGRILFVSKGKEAKLDGFRVLKVMRAEEKREWYYLLEMV is encoded by the coding sequence ATGAGGATTGATATCTGGCTGTTCCGGAACGGATACTTCGAAAGCAGGAGCAGAGCCAAGCTGGCCGTGAAAAAAGGGCTTGTACTCGTGGATGGCAGAATTGTAAAGCCATCCTATGATGTGAAGGGTGGCGAAAGAATCGAGGTGCTTGAGGAGGGAAAGCCGGCAGGGTATTTCAAGCTGAAGGAGATTGACAGACAGTGGAATCTGTTTGAGGATGTAAAGGTGGTTCTCGACCTGGGAAGCAGTGCTGGAGGTTTTTTGATGTATGCAAGTGAGAAGGCTGGGACGGTAATTGGAATCGAGTTCAGTAGTGAATTTGAGGAATCTCTGAGGAACGTTGAGAGAGAACGGAATAACGTCAGAGTTTTTATTGCGGATGCCTTCTTTTTTGACATTTCTCTCTTGCCGGAAATTGACCTGATTCTGTGCGATTTGACTCTTGAGCCGGACTCCTCCATAAAGGCTCTCAGCAGGTTTCTTCCCAAGCTGAGAAAAGAAGGCAGAATTCTCTTTGTTTCCAAGGGGAAGGAAGCGAAATTGGATGGTTTCAGAGTTCTGAAAGTGATGAGAGCAGAGGAAAAGAGAGAATGGTACTATCTGCTTGAGATGGTGTGA
- the crcB gene encoding fluoride efflux transporter CrcB has translation MLPAYVALGGMFGALARYVLSGLIQNGRYFPAGTLGVNVIGSFFLGFFMFSSEYFGLFSQEVRAFIAIGFLGSFTTMSTFSYESFRLLSEGNLIYFLANILLNVAGCIAAVYAGRAFALTLWRMVM, from the coding sequence GTGCTTCCAGCTTACGTGGCTCTCGGTGGTATGTTTGGAGCGCTCGCCAGATATGTGCTTTCGGGCCTGATTCAGAATGGCAGGTATTTTCCCGCCGGGACTCTTGGAGTTAACGTTATTGGTAGCTTCTTTCTTGGATTCTTCATGTTCTCGTCGGAATATTTTGGTCTCTTCTCTCAGGAAGTCAGAGCTTTCATTGCAATAGGTTTTCTCGGATCATTCACAACGATGTCCACATTCAGCTATGAATCCTTCCGCCTGCTTTCTGAGGGAAATCTTATCTATTTCCTCGCAAATATCCTGCTGAATGTTGCGGGATGCATTGCTGCGGTGTATGCAGGAAGAGCATTTGCTCTTACACTCTGGAGGATGGTAATGTGA
- a CDS encoding DUF190 domain-containing protein: MREGILLRIYIGESDKYEGKPLYRYIVEFCRKEGIAGTTVLRGMLGYGKSSVIHNSSILRLSADLPVVIEIVDDVDKIERIKPMLAEIVREGLITEERVKIISYTGREEG; encoded by the coding sequence GTGAGAGAGGGCATTCTTCTCAGGATATACATAGGTGAGAGCGATAAGTATGAGGGTAAGCCCCTGTACAGGTATATTGTCGAATTCTGCAGAAAAGAGGGTATAGCCGGGACAACTGTTCTGAGGGGCATGCTCGGCTATGGAAAATCGAGTGTGATTCACAACTCGTCCATACTGAGACTTTCGGCCGACCTTCCTGTTGTCATCGAAATCGTCGATGATGTTGATAAAATCGAGAGAATAAAACCAATGCTGGCGGAAATAGTCAGAGAGGGTCTGATAACTGAAGAAAGGGTAAAAATAATAAGTTACACAGGGAGAGAAGAGGGTTAA
- a CDS encoding DUF302 domain-containing protein, with the protein MLGYKKTVNLSFEEAVRKAKEKLAENGFGILCEIDVRKTIKEKTGEDFDNYIILGACNPQYASQALRADRDFGLLMPCNVVVYEENGRVVVSAVAPLKLAEQFGNEEVKEVASTVEERLKRVIDSI; encoded by the coding sequence ATGCTTGGATACAAAAAGACAGTTAACCTCAGTTTTGAAGAAGCCGTGAGGAAGGCCAAGGAAAAGCTTGCTGAAAACGGTTTCGGAATATTATGTGAAATAGATGTAAGAAAAACGATAAAAGAAAAAACAGGCGAGGATTTCGACAACTACATCATTCTCGGAGCATGCAATCCCCAGTACGCCAGTCAGGCCCTCAGGGCTGACAGAGACTTTGGATTGCTGATGCCCTGCAATGTTGTTGTTTACGAGGAAAATGGCAGGGTCGTTGTTTCCGCCGTGGCTCCCCTGAAACTTGCAGAGCAGTTTGGAAATGAGGAAGTGAAAGAGGTTGCCAGCACGGTAGAAGAGAGACTCAAAAGAGTAATTGATTCGATTTAA